The Mucilaginibacter yixingensis genome window below encodes:
- a CDS encoding DUF6600 domain-containing protein — protein sequence MKKLSRIIGTVLMVFTISMAAPQKSLAQYGGDITFQDFYDELAPYGTWLNDPKYGDVWVPDAGADFRPYATDGHWAETAYGNTWVSDFDWGWAPFHYGRWYFDEYYGWEWVPGYEWGPAWVDWRETNDYYGWAPMGPGVDVDMAFGDNYSVPDFYWTFAPQAYICSPYIYNYYVPRTRVVTIIRGSRWIRNDYRYNDHRYVIGPRLADVRRVSRDRVVVYNINNTGRPGATRINNDRAINFYRPAVRQDAGARPQRVVDARAYRTANPNQGLVSRGRTAQTAGDNRTRFTNFARTAAPDNHIVRENRPNVPRTDRQPTPVTMPGRPPVNEDQRVQRQQPMQQQQQQDQQRQNDRNNARQQMDQRRQQFEQQRQQRMQGGQQAQPQQQPQQQQAQPQNDQQRQQQWQQRRQQMDQQRSQQTPQQNDQQRQQADQARQQQTQQQQQQRQQQADQARQQQTQQQRQQQQQQADQARQQQMQQQRTQQQQQADQARQQQMQQQRAQQQQQADQARQQQQQQRQQQAEQQRQQQQQQQQQRQQQAEQQRQQQQQQQQRQRDQQDDQRARPAQQ from the coding sequence ATGAAAAAACTTAGCAGAATAATAGGGACGGTGCTGATGGTGTTTACTATTAGCATGGCAGCCCCGCAAAAGTCGCTCGCTCAGTATGGCGGCGATATTACTTTCCAGGACTTTTATGATGAGCTTGCTCCATACGGTACCTGGCTTAATGACCCGAAATATGGCGATGTATGGGTGCCGGATGCCGGTGCAGATTTCAGACCATACGCTACCGATGGCCACTGGGCCGAAACCGCTTACGGTAATACCTGGGTAAGCGATTTTGACTGGGGCTGGGCGCCTTTCCACTACGGCCGATGGTATTTTGACGAATATTATGGCTGGGAATGGGTACCTGGTTACGAATGGGGACCTGCCTGGGTTGACTGGCGCGAAACCAACGACTACTACGGCTGGGCACCAATGGGGCCTGGTGTAGATGTTGATATGGCCTTTGGTGACAATTATTCGGTGCCCGATTTTTATTGGACTTTTGCGCCGCAGGCCTACATCTGTAGCCCATATATCTACAATTACTATGTGCCGCGTACAAGAGTGGTAACCATCATCCGCGGCAGCAGGTGGATCCGTAATGATTATCGTTATAATGATCACCGCTATGTAATTGGTCCGCGTTTGGCTGATGTTCGCCGTGTGTCTCGTGACCGCGTGGTGGTTTACAACATCAATAACACCGGCAGACCAGGCGCAACCCGCATTAATAACGACCGCGCTATTAACTTTTATCGTCCGGCTGTAAGACAAGATGCCGGTGCCCGTCCGCAAAGAGTGGTTGATGCGCGTGCTTACCGTACCGCCAACCCTAACCAGGGGCTGGTATCCCGTGGCAGAACTGCGCAGACCGCCGGTGATAACCGTACCCGTTTTACCAACTTTGCCCGCACCGCGGCACCAGATAACCACATAGTGCGCGAGAACAGGCCAAATGTACCCCGTACAGACAGGCAGCCAACGCCGGTAACCATGCCGGGCCGCCCGCCGGTGAATGAGGATCAGCGTGTGCAGCGTCAGCAGCCAATGCAGCAACAACAGCAGCAGGATCAGCAACGCCAAAACGATCGTAACAATGCCCGCCAGCAAATGGATCAGCGCCGTCAGCAATTTGAGCAACAGCGTCAGCAACGTATGCAGGGTGGCCAGCAGGCACAACCACAACAACAGCCGCAACAGCAACAAGCGCAGCCGCAAAATGATCAGCAGCGCCAGCAGCAGTGGCAACAACGCCGCCAGCAGATGGATCAGCAGCGCTCGCAACAAACGCCGCAACAAAATGATCAGCAACGCCAGCAGGCCGATCAGGCCCGCCAGCAGCAGACGCAGCAACAACAGCAGCAGCGTCAGCAACAGGCAGATCAGGCCCGTCAGCAACAAACGCAACAACAACGCCAGCAGCAACAGCAACAAGCAGATCAAGCCCGTCAGCAACAGATGCAACAGCAACGTACTCAACAGCAGCAACAGGCAGATCAGGCTCGTCAGCAACAGATGCAACAACAACGAGCTCAGCAACAGCAACAGGCAGACCAGGCTCGTCAGCAGCAACAACAGCAGCGCCAGCAGCAAGCCGAGCAACAGCGCCAACAGCAGCAGCAACAGCAACAACAGCGCCAGCAACAAGCGGAGCAACAACGCCAACAGCAGCAGCAACAACAACAGCGTCAGCGCGATCAGCAAGATGATCAACGTGCAAGACCCGCGCAGCAGTAG
- a CDS encoding pitrilysin family protein: MKKNMFLLLVTASIFSINAAHAQNEPYETTVDGVKVIVQPSGNDIVEIQTVIKGGVQNYPATKAGIESLTMSSLTECGTLKHDKNAFKDLLDKVSADMSGYANKDYSVVRMNCIKSDFETVWPLYTEAITQPKFDAKDFEIVKENAITALKAADGQPDAAIDNFANKVAFVGRDYAVNPLGSLETVPALTVNDVKAYYPTILTRSRMLIVVVADLPKADIEQKVKAMLAGVKQGAPFTLKKSFFRPYSNQFKSDARELATNYVEGITSGPQAGSIDFDAFNIAMNIFYDRHFLDVRTNNGLSYAPQARFSVGATSVAKITVSTTKPNDYIAVFDKLVDRTKHEGFTADEVKNMKATYLTSFYYRNETNRAQAGAIVSNEVLFNDWKRINTLVSKVQALTVNQVSDAFRKYIGNMIWVYQGDPKQVDPLLYINGTLKHDNPVTH, encoded by the coding sequence ATGAAAAAGAACATGTTTCTGCTGTTAGTAACAGCATCAATATTCAGCATAAACGCGGCCCACGCACAAAATGAGCCGTATGAAACCACTGTCGATGGCGTTAAAGTGATTGTGCAGCCCAGCGGTAATGATATTGTAGAGATACAAACCGTAATAAAAGGGGGCGTGCAAAACTACCCGGCTACCAAGGCGGGTATCGAGTCGCTGACCATGTCATCATTAACGGAGTGCGGCACCCTGAAACACGACAAGAACGCGTTTAAAGATCTGTTGGATAAAGTAAGCGCCGATATGTCCGGCTACGCCAATAAAGATTATTCGGTAGTGAGGATGAACTGTATCAAGAGTGATTTTGAAACCGTGTGGCCATTGTATACAGAGGCTATCACCCAACCAAAGTTTGATGCAAAAGATTTCGAAATTGTAAAAGAAAACGCCATTACTGCCCTCAAAGCAGCCGACGGCCAGCCTGATGCTGCCATTGATAACTTTGCCAACAAGGTGGCATTTGTCGGGCGCGATTATGCGGTTAACCCATTAGGTTCGCTGGAAACGGTGCCGGCGCTGACGGTAAATGATGTAAAGGCATATTACCCAACCATCCTTACCCGTTCAAGAATGCTGATTGTGGTAGTGGCCGATTTGCCAAAGGCTGATATTGAGCAGAAAGTAAAAGCCATGCTGGCCGGTGTTAAACAAGGTGCGCCGTTTACCCTGAAAAAATCATTCTTCAGGCCCTACAGCAATCAGTTTAAGTCAGACGCACGCGAGCTGGCTACCAATTACGTTGAAGGCATAACCAGCGGCCCGCAAGCAGGTTCTATAGATTTTGATGCGTTCAATATAGCCATGAACATTTTTTATGATCGCCATTTTTTGGATGTGCGCACCAACAACGGTCTGTCATACGCACCGCAAGCCCGCTTTTCTGTGGGCGCCACATCGGTAGCCAAAATAACCGTGTCAACAACCAAGCCTAATGATTACATTGCTGTATTTGATAAGCTGGTAGATCGCACCAAACACGAGGGTTTTACGGCCGATGAGGTGAAAAATATGAAAGCTACTTACTTAACCAGTTTTTATTACCGTAATGAAACCAACAGAGCCCAGGCCGGAGCCATTGTGAGCAACGAGGTTTTGTTTAACGATTGGAAACGCATTAATACGCTGGTTAGCAAGGTGCAGGCGCTAACCGTTAACCAGGTAAGCGATGCCTTTCGCAAATACATCGGTAACATGATCTGGGTATACCAGGGCGATCCAAAACAGGTTGATCCGCTGCTGTACATTAACGGCACGCTAA
- a CDS encoding pitrilysin family protein, which translates to MIPKFTKLFALCAALLCAVSAQAQLRLPEGYFWKKLPNGLEVLVIENNKVPLATVEIAVKNGAYTEGPEYSGLSHLFEHMFFKANKDYPTQEKLLKKTQELGAIWNGTTGNERVNYFFTFNADSLSTGLRFMNSCIRFPIYRVEDMQKERPVVDGEFQRAESSPTFQLFYGISQNLWGDLITRKMSIGIHEVINTATPEKMMVIKNKYYFPNNSLLIVCGAVKHEDAFAKVESIFGDWASSGFDPIQKYPIPPFPPMTKNTAFVKESSIAKTPYMMFSWQGPSYLTDSAATVAADVFSTVLSLNSSKFSQALVNSGLAASASLQYGTSRYTGEIDAFIVPNPNKIKECYDEVNKQLAMLNDPNYYTDEQLADAKAILLRDDSHAKEKPSSLPSQVSFNWCSTSLNYYTDLTSNYQKVTRADIKKYLDTYITGKPMTSGIIIKPELSKQYNVPSFFVAK; encoded by the coding sequence ATGATCCCGAAATTTACTAAACTTTTCGCCCTGTGCGCTGCGCTGCTGTGCGCTGTATCTGCCCAGGCCCAGTTAAGATTGCCCGAGGGCTATTTCTGGAAAAAATTACCAAACGGCCTGGAAGTGCTGGTTATTGAAAATAACAAAGTGCCACTGGCCACGGTAGAGATTGCCGTAAAAAATGGTGCCTATACCGAAGGACCGGAGTATAGCGGCCTCTCTCACTTGTTTGAGCACATGTTTTTTAAAGCCAACAAAGATTACCCGACGCAAGAGAAACTGCTGAAGAAAACCCAGGAGCTGGGCGCCATCTGGAACGGCACTACCGGCAACGAGCGGGTAAACTATTTCTTTACTTTCAATGCCGATAGCTTAAGTACCGGTCTGCGGTTTATGAACTCGTGCATCCGTTTCCCGATTTACAGGGTGGAGGATATGCAGAAAGAACGCCCGGTGGTTGACGGCGAGTTTCAGCGTGCCGAAAGCAGCCCCACCTTCCAATTATTTTATGGCATCAGCCAAAACCTTTGGGGCGATCTGATTACCCGCAAAATGTCTATCGGTATTCACGAGGTAATCAATACCGCCACACCCGAGAAGATGATGGTGATCAAAAACAAGTACTACTTCCCTAACAACAGCTTGCTGATTGTTTGCGGCGCCGTTAAACACGAAGACGCCTTTGCCAAAGTAGAAAGCATTTTTGGCGACTGGGCCAGCAGCGGTTTTGACCCGATACAAAAATATCCTATCCCGCCGTTCCCGCCGATGACAAAAAACACGGCCTTTGTAAAAGAGTCTTCTATCGCCAAAACGCCATACATGATGTTCTCATGGCAAGGGCCATCTTACCTGACTGACTCTGCGGCTACCGTGGCTGCCGATGTTTTCTCGACTGTTTTGAGCTTAAACTCATCAAAATTTAGCCAGGCATTGGTAAACAGTGGTTTGGCTGCCAGCGCCAGCCTGCAGTACGGCACCTCACGTTATACCGGCGAGATTGATGCCTTCATCGTACCAAACCCTAACAAAATAAAAGAGTGTTATGACGAGGTCAACAAACAGCTGGCCATGCTTAATGACCCAAACTATTATACCGATGAGCAACTGGCAGATGCCAAAGCCATTTTGCTGCGCGATGATAGCCACGCCAAAGAAAAACCATCATCGCTGCCAAGCCAGGTGAGTTTTAACTGGTGCAGCACATCGCTCAATTATTATACAGACCTAACCAGCAACTACCAGAAAGTTACCCGCGCCGATATCAAAAAGTACCTGGATACTTACATCACCGGCAAGCCAATGACATCGGGCATTATTATTAAGCCCGAGCTGAGCAAACAGTACAATGTACCATCGTTTTTTGTGGCCAAGTAA